A single genomic interval of Lewinellaceae bacterium harbors:
- a CDS encoding PepSY-like domain-containing protein, translating to MKKYALPGILVLFSGALLAQAAVPVVVETAFAGRFPGAVYVEWEDVKDGIYEVDFEQDGKDMMAKFDAEGNWVETEIEIAETNLPEAVWKAITTQFAGYSIDKVETESKPERELAYKVRLKRDDAEVKVTFSTEGEVLKKKEKSGD from the coding sequence ATGAAAAAATATGCATTGCCAGGTATCCTTGTCTTATTTTCCGGCGCCCTTCTCGCCCAGGCGGCCGTCCCCGTTGTGGTGGAGACCGCCTTTGCCGGCCGCTTTCCAGGCGCCGTATACGTAGAATGGGAAGATGTCAAGGACGGTATTTACGAAGTGGACTTCGAACAGGATGGAAAAGACATGATGGCAAAATTTGACGCCGAAGGAAACTGGGTGGAAACCGAAATAGAAATTGCCGAGACCAATCTGCCGGAAGCCGTATGGAAGGCCATCACCACTCAGTTCGCCGGCTACAGCATCGATAAAGTCGAAACGGAGTCAAAGCCGGAAAGGGAGCTGGCCTATAAAGTGAGGTTGAAACGGGATGATGCGGAAGTGAAGGTTACTTTCAGCACCGAGGGCGAGGTGCTCAAGAAAAAGGAGAAGTCTGGCGATTAA
- a CDS encoding NACHT domain-containing protein — MEKAKDKLVIIYSHAEQDEQLTATLLSHLAILQRQGLVRQIWHRGLIPAGEAAETALQRALQESDIIVSLISNDYFDEFFSLLEDSLHREDEGGAKAFAVVLRDCLWEEYPLLQGRKVLPPDGKPINSRDWDSADQPYRKVAEGLLKYLRNETGPVPPGPPEEETAPVSGETGYLPPGTEEVRRFKDSLQRRLEGLDRETHWNPGDYLHIDALAQQQKGNSFQKKAVPLEKAILKNKNAHSFLIIGEPGSGKSVALRELAKKLLQPGSRGVERIPLYINLRDWYTAENWTPGQPPGPGSLERFILQTLLEGQPPATRAFVRRHYQELYRNGRFFFLFDSFDETPAVIDSYEHSPLIDKLSEVIYLYGLDGGNRLLLASREFKRPSGRFAADISLHIRPLTEEMVIESLEKAGFREDTIKQLYNHHNFRPLIKNPFSLSLVKDYLKNHAEQLPPHQLALYESCIHHRLDPGVLAEEYRLRPDDIINTARAIAAFLFDDPRYGLAIELQELNRQLKGYPLNAAIKLLRDQRLARLGKGRFSFIHRKFHEYFVALNFREDPRQLPIEDIPRDARNRDALVLYCEIAEEAEAKEAVRYCWEEARKLNYEASPDESGLLEAGLSKKERQKRLKKAQPRKIIVNDQYYQSINCLRFLVDGFSSRKHLLEPYSVELAEFILLNVELGDDLILKKFLIESISLLPQEEAERLIVRIFDKLTLTPNPYLQEGLANASRYLGKLSTPVLEHLARFYFLRTKSLGYPTSKEIRVLKLSDNFRPLARFLQVREIEKWLFLAVVILGGLYLLDPFQGGIDGWQWMVPVILMEAALFIFVVIPWVSVAFLSYMFWLVDTKTRGFMATIVSLLVLYLLFMSRMESMDAGFLSAPEEALPLGSKVAVWAYNVVIVLGMAWAVISVIYTAYLGFKYYLQDLPRFRKIRQNLRPTAPRPEIARHFRSLKSAYYRKKYIRLLREREVAPSGEWPEGKPPYEKDDEASGMLAQLEEKWRGLG, encoded by the coding sequence GTGGAAAAAGCAAAGGACAAGCTCGTTATCATTTACAGCCACGCCGAGCAGGATGAACAGCTTACCGCTACGCTTTTGTCCCACCTGGCCATTCTGCAGCGGCAGGGGCTGGTCCGGCAAATCTGGCACCGGGGCCTGATCCCGGCGGGCGAAGCGGCCGAAACCGCCCTGCAACGCGCTTTGCAGGAGTCTGACATCATCGTTTCCCTGATCAGCAACGACTATTTCGACGAGTTCTTCAGCCTGCTGGAGGATTCCCTTCACCGGGAAGACGAGGGCGGGGCGAAAGCCTTTGCTGTGGTGCTGAGAGACTGCCTGTGGGAGGAATACCCCCTCCTTCAGGGCAGAAAGGTATTGCCGCCCGACGGTAAACCCATCAACAGCCGGGACTGGGACAGCGCCGACCAGCCCTACCGGAAGGTGGCGGAAGGGCTGCTCAAATACCTCCGGAATGAAACAGGCCCCGTGCCGCCTGGCCCGCCGGAAGAGGAGACAGCGCCCGTTTCCGGCGAAACCGGTTATTTGCCGCCCGGCACAGAGGAAGTCCGGCGCTTCAAAGACAGCCTGCAACGCCGCCTCGAAGGCCTCGACCGGGAGACTCACTGGAACCCCGGAGACTACCTGCACATCGACGCGCTGGCGCAACAGCAGAAAGGCAACAGCTTTCAAAAAAAAGCGGTGCCGCTGGAAAAGGCCATCCTGAAAAACAAAAACGCCCACTCTTTCCTCATTATCGGCGAGCCCGGTTCGGGCAAGAGCGTAGCCCTGCGCGAACTGGCTAAAAAACTGCTGCAGCCCGGGAGCAGGGGAGTGGAGCGCATACCGCTTTACATCAACCTGCGCGACTGGTACACGGCCGAAAACTGGACCCCCGGCCAGCCGCCTGGCCCCGGGAGCCTCGAACGCTTCATCTTGCAAACCCTGCTGGAGGGGCAGCCGCCCGCCACCCGGGCCTTCGTTCGCCGCCATTACCAGGAGCTGTACCGCAACGGGCGCTTTTTTTTCCTGTTCGACTCCTTTGACGAAACGCCGGCCGTCATCGACAGTTATGAGCACTCGCCCCTGATCGACAAGCTCTCCGAGGTGATCTACCTGTACGGCCTCGACGGCGGCAACCGCCTGCTGCTGGCTTCCCGGGAATTCAAGCGCCCCAGCGGGCGCTTTGCCGCCGACATCAGCCTCCACATCCGACCCCTGACGGAGGAGATGGTCATCGAAAGCCTGGAAAAGGCGGGCTTTCGGGAAGATACCATCAAACAACTGTACAACCACCACAACTTCCGCCCTCTGATCAAGAATCCCTTCTCCCTTTCCCTGGTGAAGGACTACCTGAAGAACCATGCCGAACAACTGCCACCCCACCAATTAGCCCTTTACGAAAGCTGCATACACCACCGGCTCGACCCTGGAGTGCTGGCCGAAGAGTACCGCCTCCGCCCGGACGACATCATCAACACGGCCCGGGCCATAGCGGCCTTCCTCTTCGACGACCCCCGCTACGGCCTCGCCATCGAGCTGCAGGAGCTGAACCGCCAGCTAAAGGGCTACCCCCTGAACGCTGCCATCAAACTATTGCGCGACCAGCGGCTGGCCCGCCTGGGCAAGGGGCGCTTTAGCTTCATCCACCGCAAATTCCATGAGTATTTCGTCGCCCTCAATTTCAGGGAAGACCCCAGGCAACTGCCCATAGAAGACATTCCCCGCGACGCCCGCAACCGGGATGCGCTGGTGCTCTACTGCGAGATCGCCGAAGAGGCCGAGGCCAAAGAGGCCGTGCGCTATTGCTGGGAAGAGGCGCGGAAACTGAACTATGAAGCCAGCCCGGACGAATCGGGGCTGCTGGAAGCGGGCCTGAGCAAAAAGGAGCGGCAAAAACGCCTTAAAAAAGCACAGCCGCGGAAGATCATCGTCAACGATCAGTATTACCAGTCCATCAATTGCCTGCGCTTCCTGGTGGATGGGTTTTCCAGCCGCAAGCATCTGCTGGAGCCTTACAGCGTGGAGCTTGCCGAATTCATCCTGCTCAACGTCGAATTGGGCGACGACCTCATCCTCAAGAAGTTCCTGATCGAATCCATCTCCCTGTTGCCGCAGGAGGAGGCCGAACGCCTGATCGTGCGCATCTTCGACAAGCTCACCCTAACGCCCAACCCCTACCTGCAGGAGGGCCTGGCCAATGCTTCCCGCTACCTGGGCAAGCTCAGCACGCCGGTACTCGAGCACCTGGCGCGCTTTTACTTCCTGCGCACCAAATCGCTGGGCTATCCAACCTCCAAAGAGATCAGGGTATTGAAGTTGTCCGACAACTTTCGGCCGCTGGCCCGTTTTTTGCAGGTGCGGGAAATAGAAAAGTGGCTCTTCCTGGCGGTGGTGATCCTGGGCGGCCTCTATCTGCTCGATCCATTTCAAGGAGGAATAGACGGGTGGCAGTGGATGGTTCCGGTTATCCTGATGGAGGCTGCCCTGTTCATTTTTGTGGTCATTCCCTGGGTTTCGGTGGCCTTCCTCTCTTATATGTTCTGGCTGGTAGATACCAAAACCAGGGGTTTTATGGCAACCATTGTTAGCTTGCTGGTGCTGTACCTCCTGTTCATGTCCCGCATGGAGTCCATGGACGCGGGCTTTTTGTCTGCTCCGGAGGAGGCCCTGCCACTGGGTTCGAAGGTGGCGGTCTGGGCTTACAACGTGGTCATCGTCCTGGGGATGGCCTGGGCTGTTATTTCCGTCATTTACACGGCTTACCTTGGGTTTAAGTACTATTTGCAGGATCTGCCGCGCTTCCGGAAAATCCGCCAAAACCTGAGGCCAACAGCGCCCCGCCCGGAAATCGCCAGGCATTTCCGGAGCCTGAAATCCGCCTACTACCGCAAGAAATACATCCGGCTGTTGCGGGAACGGGAAGTGGCGCCTTCCGGCGAATGGCCGGAGGGGAAACCGCCCTACGAGAAAGACGACGAGGCCAGCGGCATGCTGGCGCAACTGGAGGAGAAATGGCGGGGGCTGGGGTGA
- a CDS encoding TonB-dependent receptor plug domain-containing protein, with the protein MGRSEPGKLQRQPPRYPSGAGKRHLCQELWPGGPATTSIRGGSAGQATVLWNGLPLQSPLLGELDLALLPLAFTELVEVQYGGNSSAWGSGAIGGVVGLGTRADFERKAALSLRSTLGSFGLFDQQAKAHYGQGRWRAATRLFHRWAANDFPYLAQSNLPERKQPNARLQQSGFLQEFYWRPAPGQQLAIHVWLQQSEREIPPTTVLNISRASQADRFARTALNWRVVRGNVVWQARAGLFRENLHYRDEQIRLSSFTQFWTAMGEIEGE; encoded by the coding sequence CTGGGGCGATCAGAGCCTGGAAAACTACAGCGGCAGCCACCTCGCTACCCTTCTGGAGCAGGAAAGCGGCATCTTTGTCAGGAGCTATGGCCTGGGGGCCCTGCTACCACTTCCATCCGTGGCGGCAGCGCCGGCCAGGCGACGGTGCTTTGGAACGGCCTGCCTCTGCAGAGCCCTTTGCTCGGCGAGCTGGACCTGGCCCTGCTGCCATTGGCTTTTACCGAACTGGTGGAGGTACAGTACGGAGGCAATAGCTCCGCCTGGGGTAGCGGAGCTATCGGCGGTGTGGTCGGCCTCGGCACCCGGGCCGATTTTGAAAGGAAGGCCGCCCTGAGCCTTCGTTCCACCCTGGGCAGTTTCGGCTTATTCGATCAGCAGGCTAAGGCCCATTACGGACAAGGCAGATGGCGAGCCGCCACCCGCCTTTTTCACCGGTGGGCCGCCAACGACTTTCCCTACCTCGCCCAATCCAACTTGCCCGAAAGAAAACAGCCCAATGCCAGGTTGCAACAAAGCGGTTTCCTGCAGGAATTCTACTGGCGGCCGGCTCCAGGGCAGCAGTTGGCGATCCACGTCTGGCTCCAGCAGTCGGAGCGGGAGATTCCGCCCACCACGGTGCTGAATATCAGCCGGGCCAGCCAGGCGGACCGGTTCGCCCGCACTGCTTTGAACTGGCGGGTGGTGCGTGGGAATGTGGTTTGGCAAGCCCGGGCGGGCTTATTCCGGGAAAACCTCCACTACCGAGATGAGCAGATTCGCCTGAGTTCTTTCACCCAATTCTGGACCGCTATGGGCGAAATCGAGGGCGAGTAG
- a CDS encoding outer membrane lipoprotein carrier protein LolA translates to MKKLFAVLMLSILAAGAYAQPGSLTTAEESDPKAKAVLEEIRNRFLSYKSLGADFTLDITLADEPTETQKGSLAQAGDKYRVELGSQSVISDGKAIWLIMAYNKEVQINDMPEGDEMGGAILSPEAMLNFYDKGDFVYYLTNEYKDGSRTVQQIEFKPTDRNADYSKLRMNVNKATKDIISVEAFAKDGSRYKLSIDKLYPNKAFAAGHFTFDKAKYPGYYVEDLRE, encoded by the coding sequence ATGAAGAAATTATTTGCCGTATTGATGCTCTCCATCCTGGCCGCCGGCGCCTACGCCCAGCCCGGTTCCCTGACGACTGCTGAAGAATCTGACCCCAAGGCCAAGGCCGTGCTGGAAGAAATTCGCAATCGCTTCCTGAGCTATAAATCCCTCGGGGCCGACTTTACCCTGGACATCACGCTGGCGGACGAGCCTACCGAAACCCAGAAGGGCAGCCTGGCCCAGGCTGGCGATAAATACCGCGTTGAGCTGGGCAGCCAATCGGTTATCTCCGACGGCAAGGCCATCTGGCTGATCATGGCCTACAACAAAGAAGTTCAGATCAACGATATGCCGGAAGGCGACGAGATGGGCGGCGCCATCCTCTCCCCGGAGGCGATGCTCAATTTTTACGACAAAGGCGACTTCGTCTACTACCTCACCAATGAATACAAAGACGGCAGCCGCACCGTGCAGCAGATCGAGTTCAAGCCGACGGACCGGAACGCCGACTACAGCAAGCTGCGCATGAACGTCAACAAGGCCACCAAAGACATCATCAGCGTGGAGGCCTTCGCCAAAGACGGCAGCCGCTACAAGCTGTCTATCGACAAGCTGTACCCCAATAAGGCCTTCGCCGCCGGCCATTTTACCTTCGATAAGGCGAAGTATCCCGGGTATTATGTGGAGGATCTTAGGGAGTAG
- a CDS encoding metallophosphoesterase family protein, which produces MGAALVAALVFYASFTTVDTPTTDPYPPQPTPGRILLSWSGDPATTQSVTWRTDVSVKEAFAEIAPADPSPDFQDRATMITAATELLVTDNNAAHFHSATFTGLQPETMYAYRVGGGGHWSEWFHFTTASDEAKPFAFLYFGDAQNDLKSLWSRCIRQAYSTMPDVDFLLHAGDLINRANRDEEWGEWFYAGGWIYGMKPSIATPGNHEYSRDLLGNRVLSELWRPTFTFPQNGPEGLEETVYYTDYQGVRFISLNTPALYADAGTIPLQVEWLEGVLKNNPHRWAIVTQHHPVYSTAKGRDNEEVRNAFQPLFEKYGVDLVLQGHDHSYGRGYNLQFGASHKDKGPIYVVSVSGPKMYNLNFEEWMERAASNTQLYQIIKVDGDCIAYEAYTATGQLYDAFELRKRKNGSNRFIDKTPKDVPEIISIPQRLQVKMEEEEIREYRQRFEQYKARNKGRRDLQVEGLGEGE; this is translated from the coding sequence ATGGGAGCGGCCCTGGTGGCTGCATTGGTCTTCTATGCTTCTTTTACAACTGTAGATACGCCCACCACAGACCCTTATCCTCCCCAACCCACTCCGGGCCGCATCCTCCTGAGCTGGAGCGGCGACCCCGCCACTACCCAGTCCGTCACCTGGCGGACCGATGTTTCAGTCAAAGAAGCCTTCGCGGAGATAGCTCCGGCGGACCCGTCCCCGGATTTCCAGGATCGCGCCACCATGATAACAGCCGCTACCGAACTGCTGGTCACCGACAACAACGCCGCGCATTTTCACAGCGCCACTTTCACCGGGCTGCAACCGGAAACGATGTACGCCTACCGGGTAGGCGGCGGCGGCCACTGGAGCGAATGGTTTCATTTCACCACGGCCTCCGATGAGGCTAAGCCCTTTGCCTTCCTCTACTTCGGCGATGCGCAGAACGACCTCAAGTCTCTGTGGTCGCGCTGCATCCGCCAGGCCTACAGCACCATGCCCGACGTGGATTTCCTCCTGCACGCCGGCGACCTGATCAACCGCGCCAACCGGGATGAGGAATGGGGCGAGTGGTTCTACGCCGGCGGCTGGATTTATGGCATGAAACCCAGTATCGCCACGCCCGGCAACCACGAATACAGCCGCGACCTGTTGGGCAACCGGGTGCTTTCCGAGCTCTGGCGGCCAACTTTCACCTTCCCTCAAAACGGCCCTGAGGGATTGGAAGAGACCGTGTACTACACCGATTATCAGGGCGTGCGTTTCATCTCTCTCAATACGCCGGCCCTGTACGCCGACGCCGGCACCATCCCGCTGCAGGTCGAATGGCTGGAGGGCGTCCTGAAAAACAACCCTCACCGCTGGGCCATCGTCACCCAGCACCATCCTGTTTACTCCACGGCCAAAGGCAGAGACAACGAGGAGGTCCGGAATGCTTTTCAGCCGCTGTTCGAAAAATACGGGGTAGACCTGGTCCTGCAGGGCCACGACCACAGCTACGGCCGGGGCTACAACCTGCAATTCGGCGCCAGCCACAAGGACAAAGGCCCCATCTACGTCGTCTCGGTCAGCGGCCCGAAAATGTACAACCTCAACTTCGAGGAATGGATGGAACGGGCGGCCTCCAACACCCAACTGTACCAGATCATCAAAGTAGACGGCGATTGCATTGCCTACGAGGCTTATACCGCCACCGGCCAACTCTACGATGCTTTCGAACTGCGCAAGAGAAAGAACGGTTCCAACAGATTTATTGATAAAACGCCCAAGGATGTACCCGAGATCATCAGCATTCCGCAACGGCTGCAGGTGAAAATGGAGGAGGAGGAGATACGGGAATACCGGCAACGCTTTGAGCAATACAAGGCGCGGAATAAGGGGAGGAGGGATTTGCAGGTGGAGGGGCTGGGGGAGGGGGAGTGA
- a CDS encoding PepSY-like domain-containing protein, which yields MRIIAFFFTMALFSGTLVAQDDAPAALKEAFAERFPNAKSVEWEDPEDGVYEVEFKQDKREMTANFGENGDWLETEVEIEQEELPATVKEAIARQFSDLEFDKAETVSSPERDLVYEVVFEQDETTVKVTFSPEGEVLDKTVKSEEEEGKE from the coding sequence ATGAGAATTATTGCATTCTTCTTTACGATGGCTTTATTTTCGGGCACTCTCGTTGCTCAGGACGATGCTCCTGCCGCGCTGAAAGAGGCCTTTGCCGAAAGATTCCCCAATGCGAAATCCGTGGAGTGGGAAGACCCGGAGGACGGCGTCTACGAAGTGGAGTTCAAACAGGACAAGAGAGAGATGACGGCCAATTTCGGAGAAAACGGAGACTGGCTGGAAACAGAAGTGGAAATTGAGCAGGAGGAATTGCCTGCCACGGTTAAGGAAGCCATTGCCAGGCAATTTTCCGATCTCGAATTCGATAAAGCAGAAACGGTTTCTTCTCCGGAAAGGGATCTGGTTTACGAAGTGGTTTTTGAGCAGGATGAAACCACTGTAAAAGTCACCTTCAGCCCGGAGGGCGAAGTGTTGGATAAGACGGTGAAATCGGAAGAGGAGGAAGGGAAAGAATAA
- a CDS encoding 30S ribosomal protein THX, whose amino-acid sequence MGKGDKKTKKGKIWRGSYGNTRPKSDKKKDEGKKKKEG is encoded by the coding sequence ATGGGAAAAGGAGATAAAAAAACCAAAAAAGGTAAAATCTGGCGCGGATCTTACGGAAATACCCGCCCGAAGAGCGACAAGAAAAAGGACGAAGGGAAGAAGAAGAAGGAAGGGTAA
- a CDS encoding GH3 auxin-responsive promoter family protein, producing MGFKSFIIKPLANKIARDIDRWAANAVAAQEKVFRNLIQTGRRTAFGKDHGFDKASSHEAFREQVPIRDYEGLKGYIERIKKGESDVLWKGRPKYFAKTSGTTSGVKYIPLTKDSLPNHFGSARNALFNYYARTGNGSFLDGKMIFLSGSPELEEVGGIPTGRLSGIVNHQVPSWLRTNQMPSYKTNCIEEWEDKVEAIVQETLKQDMRLISGIPPWVQMYYERLLERSGRKTIKEIFPNYSVFVYGGVNFEPYRDKLEELVGQRIDSVETYPASEGFIAFQDRQDEPGLLLNADSGIFFEFIPLEEIHHDNPTRLWLKEVEPGVNYAVIINNNAGLWGYNLGDTVEFVSLDPPRLKVTGRIKHFISAFGEHVIGKEVEEALMAAAKRHGVSIVEFTVAPQVKPPEGGAPYHEWFVEFGHPPKDLTAFAAEVDREMVKQNIYYEDLISGNILQPLKIRAMQQDAFREYMKTQGKLGGQNKVPRLSNDRKIAEALGAFVA from the coding sequence ATGGGGTTCAAGTCATTTATAATCAAGCCGCTGGCCAACAAGATCGCCCGCGATATAGATCGCTGGGCGGCCAACGCTGTAGCAGCCCAGGAAAAGGTGTTTCGCAACCTCATTCAAACCGGCCGCCGCACCGCCTTCGGCAAAGACCATGGCTTTGACAAGGCCAGCAGCCACGAGGCCTTCCGTGAGCAGGTGCCCATCCGCGACTACGAAGGGTTGAAGGGATACATCGAACGCATCAAGAAGGGCGAAAGCGACGTGCTGTGGAAGGGGCGCCCCAAATACTTCGCCAAGACGTCGGGCACCACCTCCGGCGTCAAGTACATCCCTCTGACCAAAGACAGCCTGCCCAACCACTTCGGCAGCGCCCGCAATGCCCTGTTCAACTACTATGCCCGCACCGGCAACGGCAGCTTCCTCGACGGCAAGATGATCTTTCTCTCGGGCAGCCCCGAGCTGGAAGAAGTAGGCGGCATCCCCACCGGGCGCCTCTCCGGCATTGTCAACCACCAGGTGCCCTCCTGGCTGCGCACCAACCAGATGCCCAGTTATAAAACCAACTGCATCGAGGAGTGGGAAGACAAGGTGGAGGCCATCGTGCAAGAGACCCTGAAACAAGATATGCGCCTCATCAGCGGCATCCCGCCCTGGGTGCAGATGTACTACGAACGCCTGCTGGAGCGCAGCGGCAGAAAAACCATCAAGGAGATTTTCCCCAACTACTCCGTATTCGTCTACGGTGGCGTCAACTTCGAGCCTTACCGCGACAAGCTGGAGGAACTGGTTGGACAGCGCATCGACAGCGTGGAGACCTACCCCGCCTCCGAGGGTTTCATCGCCTTTCAGGACCGGCAGGATGAGCCCGGCCTGCTGCTCAACGCCGACTCCGGCATCTTTTTCGAATTCATCCCCCTGGAGGAGATTCACCACGACAACCCCACCCGCCTCTGGCTGAAGGAGGTAGAGCCGGGCGTCAACTACGCCGTCATCATCAACAACAACGCCGGCCTATGGGGCTACAACCTGGGCGATACGGTGGAGTTCGTCAGCCTGGACCCGCCCCGGCTGAAGGTCACCGGCCGCATCAAGCACTTCATCTCCGCCTTCGGCGAGCACGTCATCGGCAAGGAAGTGGAGGAAGCCCTGATGGCCGCCGCCAAGCGGCACGGGGTGAGCATCGTGGAGTTCACCGTCGCCCCGCAGGTGAAACCGCCGGAGGGCGGCGCGCCTTACCACGAGTGGTTCGTAGAATTTGGGCACCCTCCTAAAGACCTGACCGCCTTCGCCGCAGAGGTCGACCGCGAGATGGTCAAGCAAAACATTTACTACGAGGATTTGATCAGCGGCAACATCCTGCAGCCGCTAAAAATCAGGGCCATGCAGCAGGACGCCTTCCGCGAGTACATGAAAACCCAGGGCAAGCTGGGGGGGCAGAACAAGGTGCCGAGGTTGAGCAACGACCGGAAGATTGCGGAGGCGTTGGGAGCTTTTGTCGCCTGA
- a CDS encoding PepSY-like domain-containing protein has translation MKASFSLFVLVLFSGALFGQFKVPEESKKGFAKKYPDAESARWKSAKDGVYSVEFQHDGQKTTADFDSKGNWVQSEIKVGKEDLPAAVKQTIEKQYADFELDWAKKLSTPKMPVIYRVALDQEGYTERVNFSPDGKVLEKEEERD, from the coding sequence ATGAAAGCATCATTTTCACTTTTTGTCCTGGTTCTGTTCTCCGGTGCGCTCTTCGGCCAGTTTAAGGTGCCCGAAGAGTCGAAAAAAGGCTTCGCGAAAAAATATCCCGATGCGGAATCCGCCAGGTGGAAAAGCGCCAAGGATGGCGTTTACAGCGTAGAGTTCCAGCACGACGGCCAGAAAACAACGGCTGATTTTGACAGCAAAGGCAATTGGGTGCAATCGGAAATAAAGGTTGGCAAAGAAGACCTGCCGGCCGCCGTGAAGCAAACCATAGAGAAGCAATACGCCGATTTCGAGCTGGACTGGGCAAAGAAATTGTCGACGCCCAAAATGCCGGTGATCTACAGGGTCGCCCTGGACCAGGAAGGCTATACGGAAAGGGTCAATTTCAGCCCGGATGGCAAAGTGCTGGAAAAGGAGGAGGAGCGGGATTGA